A stretch of Arthrobacter sunyaminii DNA encodes these proteins:
- a CDS encoding DUF445 domain-containing protein, producing the protein MSLPVLDDTQRAAGLRRMKMVATGLLVVLAVIFVISFALQERYPWLQYVRAAAEGGMVGALADWFAVTALFKHPMGVKIPHTAIIPRKKDQIGASLGQFVESNFLSEEVITQKLGSMQLAQKAGAWLERPESAARVATEGSAAIRGILRVLDDDAVKTVLESMFRRHVVDPPWGPPMGRVAERVFEEGHHHQLVNLVVDSINDWVEANPDVISELVAQRSPSWVPSFVDDLVGDRVQVEVGRFLRAVQEDQNHEMRRALDNYLKGLARDLQEDPAVMAKADAIKEQVLDDPRVQQLITQTWATIKNALTTAVDDPDSELTQNFKAAVQDFGHRLATDPELAAKVNTWIADAAGYLVKTYSSDIAGVITETVEHWDAQETSEKIELQVGKDLQFIRINGTVVGSLAGLAIFTVAHAVFG; encoded by the coding sequence ATGAGCCTTCCGGTACTGGACGATACCCAGCGGGCGGCCGGCCTGCGCCGAATGAAAATGGTGGCGACCGGACTGCTGGTGGTGCTCGCCGTCATCTTCGTCATCTCCTTTGCCCTGCAGGAGCGCTATCCCTGGCTGCAGTATGTTCGGGCTGCCGCCGAGGGCGGCATGGTGGGCGCCTTGGCGGACTGGTTTGCAGTCACCGCGCTTTTCAAGCACCCCATGGGGGTGAAGATTCCGCACACGGCGATCATTCCGCGCAAGAAGGATCAGATCGGCGCCTCCCTCGGCCAGTTCGTGGAGAGCAACTTCCTCTCCGAAGAGGTCATCACCCAAAAGCTGGGCTCCATGCAGCTGGCGCAGAAGGCCGGCGCCTGGCTGGAACGCCCGGAAAGCGCCGCCCGCGTAGCCACCGAGGGGTCCGCCGCCATCCGCGGAATCCTGCGGGTCCTGGACGACGACGCCGTCAAAACGGTTTTGGAGTCCATGTTCCGCCGGCACGTGGTGGATCCGCCGTGGGGCCCGCCCATGGGCCGGGTGGCGGAACGGGTCTTCGAAGAGGGGCACCATCACCAGCTCGTGAATCTGGTGGTGGACAGCATCAATGACTGGGTGGAAGCGAACCCGGATGTCATCTCCGAACTGGTGGCCCAGCGGTCCCCGTCCTGGGTGCCCTCGTTTGTGGATGACTTGGTGGGCGACCGTGTGCAGGTGGAAGTGGGACGCTTCCTGCGGGCCGTGCAGGAAGATCAGAACCATGAGATGCGCCGTGCCCTGGACAACTACCTCAAGGGACTGGCCCGGGACCTGCAGGAGGATCCCGCCGTCATGGCCAAAGCCGACGCGATCAAGGAACAGGTGCTGGATGATCCCCGGGTCCAGCAGCTCATCACCCAAACGTGGGCCACCATCAAGAATGCCCTGACCACCGCCGTGGATGACCCGGACAGCGAGCTGACGCAGAACTTCAAGGCTGCAGTGCAGGACTTCGGTCACCGGCTCGCCACCGATCCCGAGCTCGCCGCAAAGGTGAATACCTGGATCGCCGATGCCGCCGGATACCTGGTGAAGACCTACAGCAGCGACATAGCCGGCGTGATCACTGAAACGGTCGAGCACTGGGACGCGCAGGAGACGTCCGAGAAGATCGAGCTTCAGGTGGGCAAGGACCTGCAGTTTATTCGAATCAACGGCACCGTGGTGGGGTCCCTGGCGGGGCTGGCCATCTTCACCGTCGCGCACGCGGTCTTCGGCTAG
- a CDS encoding glycoside hydrolase family 15 protein, which translates to MASPIEDYALVSDLHTGALISRRGSIDWLCLPRFDSPSVFGALLGTENHGRWLLAPEGDAAVVSRSYLGPTFILQTHWATDTGAALVTEFMPVGDGRASIVRRVEGISGTVDMRQELEVRFNYGTVLPWMRRDPDPHGERLLAIAGPNALVLRGDNLPRAVDHQHVGRFTVGAGERVDMELTWHLSHHEVPPLTDIDTALASTTDYWERWADHCDPAQQYVGPVQRSLLVLRALTHESTGGIVAAPTTSLPEIAGGERNWDYRYCWLRDAALTLEAMLGHGYADEALRWRNWLLRAVAGDPEDLQIMYAVDGARELPERILPQFTGYGGSVPVRVGNGAVSQYQADVVGEVMVALAKLRDAGVAEDHFSWPLQRALMTFLERHLEDKDHGIWEMRGEPQHFTHSRVMMWAAFDRAAAAVRSHGLDGPVELWDALRDGLREEILNRGFNEELNTFTQYYGSREVDAALLQLPQVGFLAYDDERMLGTVARLEQDLRTDSGLLLRYATHSGIDGLEPGENPFLACSFWLVEQYAATGRSGEARALMDQLVAYSNELGLLSEEYDPVHNTMAGNFPQAFSHLALVRAADALNTAAPLTDAPAGPSVIFHPTERST; encoded by the coding sequence ATGGCTTCCCCGATTGAGGATTATGCGCTGGTTTCAGACCTGCACACCGGTGCCCTGATTTCCCGGCGGGGAAGCATCGACTGGCTGTGCCTGCCGCGGTTCGACTCGCCGTCGGTCTTTGGCGCATTGCTGGGAACCGAGAACCATGGCCGGTGGCTGCTGGCTCCGGAGGGAGATGCCGCCGTCGTGAGCCGAAGCTATCTTGGACCCACCTTTATCCTGCAGACACACTGGGCAACTGACACCGGCGCTGCGCTGGTCACTGAGTTCATGCCGGTGGGTGACGGCCGGGCTTCGATTGTGCGCCGGGTGGAGGGAATCAGCGGAACCGTGGATATGCGCCAGGAGCTGGAAGTGCGCTTCAACTACGGAACCGTCCTGCCGTGGATGCGCCGTGACCCCGATCCCCACGGCGAGCGGCTGCTGGCGATAGCTGGACCGAATGCACTGGTGCTGCGCGGGGACAACCTGCCCCGGGCGGTGGACCACCAGCACGTAGGGCGCTTCACTGTGGGTGCCGGCGAGCGCGTGGACATGGAACTGACCTGGCATCTCTCCCACCATGAAGTGCCTCCGCTGACGGACATCGACACCGCGCTGGCGTCCACCACCGACTATTGGGAAAGATGGGCGGACCACTGCGATCCCGCGCAGCAGTATGTTGGACCCGTCCAGCGCTCGCTGCTGGTACTGCGCGCGCTGACGCATGAGTCCACCGGCGGCATTGTGGCGGCTCCCACCACCTCGCTTCCGGAGATTGCGGGCGGGGAACGCAACTGGGATTACCGCTACTGCTGGCTCCGGGATGCGGCGCTGACCCTCGAAGCCATGCTGGGTCACGGCTACGCGGATGAGGCACTGCGCTGGCGCAACTGGCTGCTGCGTGCCGTGGCCGGTGACCCGGAGGACCTGCAGATCATGTACGCGGTGGACGGTGCCCGTGAACTTCCCGAACGCATCCTGCCCCAGTTCACCGGGTATGGAGGATCCGTTCCGGTGCGCGTGGGGAACGGGGCGGTTTCCCAGTACCAGGCCGACGTCGTCGGTGAAGTGATGGTTGCCCTGGCCAAGCTTCGGGATGCGGGCGTGGCGGAGGATCATTTCTCCTGGCCCCTGCAGCGGGCTCTGATGACCTTCCTGGAACGCCACCTCGAGGATAAGGACCACGGAATCTGGGAAATGCGGGGAGAGCCCCAGCACTTCACCCATTCTCGGGTCATGATGTGGGCGGCGTTTGACCGGGCGGCCGCCGCCGTCCGGTCCCATGGCCTGGACGGTCCGGTGGAGCTGTGGGACGCCCTGCGGGACGGACTGCGTGAGGAGATCCTGAACCGGGGCTTCAACGAAGAATTGAATACCTTCACGCAGTATTACGGCAGCAGGGAAGTGGATGCGGCTCTCCTGCAGCTTCCTCAAGTGGGCTTCCTGGCCTACGACGACGAACGCATGCTGGGCACGGTGGCCCGGCTTGAGCAGGACCTGCGCACCGATTCCGGCCTGCTGCTGCGCTACGCCACGCACAGCGGGATTGACGGCCTGGAGCCCGGCGAGAACCCCTTCCTGGCCTGCAGTTTCTGGCTCGTCGAGCAGTATGCCGCCACCGGGCGGTCCGGGGAGGCACGCGCCCTCATGGACCAATTGGTGGCATACTCCAACGAGCTGGGCCTGCTCAGCGAGGAATATGATCCGGTGCACAATACGATGGCCGGAAACTTTCCGCAGGCTTTTTCCCACCTTGCCCTGGTCCGAGCCGCGGACGCGCTGAACACCGCGGCGCCGCTGACGGATGCTCCTGCCGGACCTTCCGTTATCTTCCACCCCACCGAAAGAAGCACATGA
- a CDS encoding metallophosphoesterase family protein: MATNLLVLSDTHLPKRARELPAQLWAEIEAADAVVHAGDWVNEDALDEMLQRSRKLIACYGNNDGGALPSRLPLVATATVEQVRLAVIHETGPAAGREKRLDEQFPDTDLLIFGHSHIPWDTVTPAGMRLLNPGSPTDRRRQPFCTYMRLTVEGEAVTVELVRLPPRKA; this comes from the coding sequence ATGGCAACGAATTTGCTGGTGCTGTCGGACACCCATCTGCCCAAGCGGGCGCGGGAGCTGCCCGCGCAGCTGTGGGCGGAGATTGAGGCAGCTGATGCCGTGGTCCACGCCGGTGACTGGGTCAACGAAGACGCACTGGATGAAATGCTGCAGCGCTCGCGAAAACTGATTGCCTGCTACGGCAATAACGACGGCGGTGCGCTGCCGTCCCGGCTGCCTTTGGTTGCCACGGCCACGGTTGAGCAGGTGCGGCTGGCCGTCATCCACGAAACAGGTCCTGCCGCAGGGCGGGAAAAACGCCTGGATGAGCAGTTTCCGGACACGGATCTACTGATCTTTGGGCACAGCCACATTCCGTGGGACACCGTGACCCCGGCCGGAATGCGGCTGCTGAATCCCGGGTCGCCCACGGACCGCAGGCGCCAGCCCTTCTGCACCTACATGCGCCTCACAGTAGAGGGGGAAGCCGTCACCGTGGAGCTGGTGCGGCTTCCCCCTCGAAAGGCTTAG
- a CDS encoding zinc-dependent alcohol dehydrogenase, with amino-acid sequence MKAVTWQGKRNVSVIEVPDPVIQEPTDAIIRITSTALCGSDLHLYEVLGPYMNQGDIIGHEPMGIVEEVGPGVTNLKRGDRVVIPFQIACGSCFMCRRGLQTQCEVTQVREKGSGAPLFGYSELYGSVPGAQAEYLRVPHADYGPIKVGSELPDERYLFLSDILPTAWQGVQYANVPDGGTLAVYGLGPVGQFAARIGTHLGYRVIAVEPVAERRALAAKHGAEVLDLTKDVADELREMTDGRGPDSVVDAVGMEAHGSPVGAIAQTAVGFLPDKLAQKAMETAGTDRLSALHGSIDAVRRGGTVSLSGVYGGMASPMPLMEMFDKQINMRMGQANVKRWVDDLIPLVEDPSDPLGVMDLTTHRAGLEEAPDLYKKFQKKDDGCIKVVFTPGAN; translated from the coding sequence ATGAAGGCAGTAACTTGGCAGGGAAAGCGGAACGTCAGTGTCATCGAGGTACCGGATCCGGTGATCCAGGAACCCACCGATGCGATCATCCGCATCACGTCCACGGCCCTGTGCGGATCTGACCTGCACCTGTATGAGGTCCTGGGCCCGTACATGAACCAGGGCGACATCATCGGCCACGAACCGATGGGCATCGTCGAAGAGGTCGGCCCCGGCGTCACCAACCTCAAGCGCGGTGACCGCGTGGTGATTCCCTTCCAGATTGCCTGCGGCTCCTGTTTCATGTGCCGCCGCGGCCTGCAGACCCAGTGTGAAGTCACCCAGGTCCGGGAGAAGGGATCCGGCGCTCCGCTCTTCGGCTACTCCGAGCTCTACGGCTCCGTACCCGGAGCTCAGGCCGAATACCTGCGCGTGCCGCACGCGGACTACGGCCCCATCAAGGTCGGTTCCGAACTGCCGGACGAGCGCTACCTGTTCCTGTCCGACATCCTTCCCACCGCCTGGCAGGGCGTCCAGTACGCCAATGTGCCCGACGGCGGAACGCTGGCCGTGTACGGCCTCGGCCCGGTGGGACAGTTCGCAGCCCGGATCGGCACCCACCTCGGCTACCGCGTCATCGCGGTGGAGCCGGTGGCTGAACGGCGGGCGCTGGCCGCCAAGCACGGCGCAGAGGTGCTGGACCTGACCAAGGACGTTGCCGATGAACTGCGCGAGATGACGGACGGCCGCGGACCGGACTCCGTGGTCGATGCCGTGGGCATGGAAGCCCATGGTTCGCCGGTGGGCGCCATCGCCCAAACCGCCGTCGGCTTCCTGCCCGACAAGCTGGCACAGAAGGCCATGGAAACAGCCGGAACCGACCGGCTCTCCGCCCTGCACGGCTCCATTGACGCTGTGCGCCGCGGCGGCACGGTGTCCCTGAGCGGCGTGTACGGCGGCATGGCCAGCCCGATGCCGCTGATGGAGATGTTCGACAAGCAGATCAACATGCGCATGGGCCAGGCCAACGTCAAGCGCTGGGTGGATGACCTGATTCCGCTGGTCGAAGATCCCTCCGATCCGCTGGGCGTCATGGACCTGACCACCCACCGTGCCGGACTGGAGGAAGCACCGGACCTGTACAAGAAGTTCCAGAAGAAGGATGACGGCTGCATCAAGGTCGTCTTCACGCCCGGCGCCAACTAA
- a CDS encoding acetate/propionate family kinase has protein sequence MLVLVINSGSSSLKYQVRDTATGELLVKGIIDRIGEEAVPDHGAALEELARRLPEALGGRDIDAVGHRVVHGGERFSEPVLIDNEIVRSIERLSPLAPLHNPASARGIRAVHDKWPDTPQVAVFDTAFHRTLPEHAWRYALPNSLYRKYGIRRYGFHGTSYGFVAPAAARFLGINPEEFDAVIAHLGNGASVAAIKDGRSIDTSMGFTPLEGLVMGTRSGDVDPSILVFLLREGYDAKTLDDLLNRESGLLALGGASDMRTLEEAAAAGNTTAATALDIAAYRLAKYIGAYHVAVGGAQAVVFTAGIGENSWDFRELTVDKLGALGVELDQDANRRRESGARLISSAASAIPVLVVPTDEEEAIAEATAETVARNSASPAGAAPS, from the coding sequence ATGCTGGTACTTGTCATCAATTCCGGATCCTCGTCGCTGAAATACCAGGTGCGGGACACCGCAACCGGTGAGCTCCTGGTCAAGGGCATCATCGACCGGATCGGCGAAGAGGCGGTGCCGGACCACGGCGCTGCACTGGAGGAGCTGGCCCGCCGCCTGCCCGAAGCTCTCGGCGGTCGGGACATTGACGCCGTCGGACACCGGGTGGTGCACGGCGGCGAGCGCTTCAGCGAGCCGGTCCTGATTGACAATGAAATTGTCCGCTCCATTGAGCGCCTTAGCCCGCTGGCACCCCTGCACAATCCGGCCAGCGCCCGCGGCATCCGCGCCGTGCATGACAAATGGCCGGACACTCCCCAGGTGGCAGTTTTCGACACCGCGTTCCACCGCACCCTGCCCGAGCACGCCTGGCGCTACGCCCTCCCCAACAGCCTCTACCGCAAGTACGGCATCCGCAGGTACGGCTTCCACGGGACCAGCTACGGTTTTGTGGCTCCGGCTGCGGCACGTTTTTTGGGGATCAACCCTGAGGAGTTCGACGCCGTTATCGCCCACCTCGGCAACGGGGCCTCGGTGGCGGCCATCAAGGACGGCCGGAGCATCGACACCTCCATGGGGTTCACCCCGCTGGAGGGACTGGTGATGGGCACCCGCAGCGGTGACGTTGATCCGTCCATCCTGGTGTTCCTGCTCCGGGAAGGGTATGACGCGAAGACCCTTGATGATCTCTTGAACCGGGAGTCGGGTCTTTTGGCCCTGGGTGGTGCCTCGGATATGCGGACTCTGGAGGAGGCGGCGGCAGCCGGGAACACAACCGCCGCCACGGCCCTGGACATTGCCGCGTACCGGCTCGCCAAGTACATCGGCGCCTACCATGTGGCTGTGGGAGGCGCGCAGGCGGTGGTGTTCACTGCGGGCATCGGAGAGAACTCCTGGGACTTCCGCGAGCTGACCGTGGACAAGCTCGGCGCCCTGGGGGTCGAGCTGGACCAGGATGCAAACCGGCGGCGCGAATCGGGGGCGCGGCTGATCAGCAGTGCCGCGTCTGCCATTCCTGTCCTGGTGGTGCCCACCGATGAAGAGGAAGCAATCGCCGAAGCTACAGCTGAAACCGTGGCCCGGAACAGCGCCTCGCCCGCGGGTGCGGCGCCCAGTTAG
- the pta gene encoding phosphate acetyltransferase, which yields MALGIYVSAMTPGSGKSLVTLGLADMLLRHADRVGFFRPIVEGSEPAQDPMVRLMQRNFNLTAETSRGGLTRREVRSLLVAGERGEVDSRCLTIYNEVAAHCDVVIIEGTDLSGHDVALEFVLNARLANNLGAVVLAVVNAREMTVPETADAVDVARRELHDAHCDLLAMMVNRAEPDAVDEVRAAVRPGASGRPVYVMPELNEISQPSMSEVARALHARQVAGSASLERDVVGIKVAAMTVGNFISQLDHGNLVIAPSDRADVMVAALASAVSPEFPVPSGMVLTGGLPIDAGILALLSQAPFPVFAVDDDTYTAARKVSRVRGEIASGQRRKVAAALGVWTRHVDEHELLERLELPRPEKTTPLRFLNQLIVRARAQRKHIVLPEGLDARVLRAAEILQRRDVCALTILGPEGQVRELAASEGVDLSGTTIINPATSGLRDDFAREYAALRAKKGVTLEDARERMLHGAYFGTMMVQLGRVDGMVSGAAHTTANTIRPALEFIRTKEGVEIVSSVFLMLLEDRVLVYGDCAVNPEPDAKQLADIALASADTAARFGVTPRVAMLSYSTGASGHGESVEMVREATELVRSRRPDLPVEGPIQYDAAVDASTAASKLPGSSVAGQATVFIFPDLNTGNNTYKAVQQSAGAVAVGPILQGLRKPVNDLSRGCTVEDIVNTVAITAVQAQEG from the coding sequence ATGGCCCTCGGAATCTATGTCAGTGCCATGACCCCGGGGTCCGGCAAGTCCCTTGTCACCCTCGGCCTTGCCGACATGCTGCTGCGCCATGCCGACCGCGTAGGGTTCTTCCGGCCGATCGTGGAAGGCTCCGAACCGGCACAGGATCCCATGGTGCGGCTGATGCAGCGCAACTTCAACCTGACCGCCGAGACAAGCCGGGGCGGGCTCACCCGCCGCGAGGTCCGCTCCCTGCTTGTGGCCGGCGAACGCGGTGAAGTGGATTCCCGGTGCCTGACGATCTACAACGAAGTCGCAGCCCACTGCGACGTGGTGATCATCGAGGGCACCGACCTGTCCGGGCACGACGTCGCCCTTGAGTTTGTCCTGAACGCCCGCCTCGCGAACAACCTGGGCGCTGTGGTGCTGGCGGTTGTCAACGCGCGGGAGATGACGGTGCCGGAAACGGCCGATGCGGTGGACGTGGCCAGGCGGGAGCTGCACGACGCACACTGTGACCTCCTCGCCATGATGGTGAACCGGGCGGAGCCGGACGCCGTGGATGAAGTCAGGGCCGCCGTACGCCCGGGAGCCTCCGGCCGGCCGGTGTACGTGATGCCCGAACTGAACGAGATTTCCCAACCCTCCATGTCCGAGGTCGCCAGGGCTCTGCACGCGCGCCAGGTGGCCGGCAGCGCATCCTTGGAACGCGACGTCGTCGGCATCAAGGTCGCTGCCATGACGGTGGGGAACTTTATTTCCCAGCTGGACCACGGCAATCTGGTCATCGCCCCCAGCGACCGGGCGGACGTCATGGTGGCTGCGCTGGCCTCCGCCGTTTCGCCCGAGTTTCCGGTTCCCAGCGGCATGGTGCTGACCGGCGGCCTGCCCATTGATGCGGGCATCCTGGCCCTGCTGTCGCAGGCACCGTTTCCCGTGTTCGCCGTCGACGACGACACGTACACGGCCGCGCGGAAAGTCAGCCGGGTGCGCGGCGAGATTGCCTCGGGCCAGCGCCGGAAGGTGGCGGCCGCCCTCGGCGTCTGGACCCGGCACGTGGACGAGCATGAGCTCCTGGAGCGACTGGAGCTGCCCCGCCCGGAGAAAACCACGCCGCTGCGGTTCCTGAACCAGCTGATCGTGCGTGCCCGGGCGCAGCGCAAGCACATTGTCCTGCCGGAGGGCCTGGACGCACGGGTGCTCCGCGCCGCCGAAATCCTGCAGCGCCGGGACGTGTGCGCCCTAACCATCCTGGGGCCCGAAGGCCAGGTGAGGGAACTGGCGGCCAGCGAAGGCGTTGACCTCAGCGGCACCACCATCATCAACCCGGCAACCAGTGGACTGCGGGACGACTTTGCCCGCGAATACGCGGCCCTGCGGGCCAAGAAGGGCGTGACCCTGGAGGACGCCCGCGAACGTATGCTCCACGGGGCATACTTTGGCACCATGATGGTCCAGCTGGGACGGGTGGACGGGATGGTCTCCGGAGCGGCCCACACCACTGCCAACACCATCCGGCCGGCACTGGAATTCATCCGCACCAAGGAAGGGGTGGAGATCGTCTCCTCGGTCTTCCTCATGCTGCTGGAGGACCGGGTGCTGGTATATGGGGACTGCGCTGTCAACCCGGAGCCGGATGCCAAGCAGCTGGCGGACATTGCCCTGGCCTCCGCGGACACTGCCGCCCGGTTCGGCGTGACGCCCCGGGTGGCCATGCTGTCCTATTCCACCGGAGCTTCGGGACACGGTGAATCGGTTGAAATGGTCCGCGAGGCCACCGAACTGGTCCGCAGCCGCCGGCCGGACCTGCCGGTGGAAGGACCCATCCAGTACGACGCCGCAGTGGACGCCTCCACTGCCGCCTCGAAACTGCCCGGTTCCAGCGTGGCCGGGCAGGCCACCGTCTTCATTTTTCCCGACCTCAACACCGGCAACAACACCTACAAGGCGGTGCAGCAGTCGGCCGGAGCGGTGGCCGTCGGGCCAATCCTGCAGGGACTGCGGAAACCGGTCAATGACCTTTCCCGCGGCTGCACCGTTGAAGACATTGTCAACACCGTGGCCATCACCGCGGTCCAGGCCCAGGAGGGCTGA
- a CDS encoding APC family permease translates to MSLFRTKPIEDSLADADEPGRRLKRSLTTWDLMIMGVAVAVGAGIFSVGAKAAADFSGPAVTLSFVLAALTCALAIMCYAEFATAIPVAGSAYVFTYATMGELVAWIIGWNLILELFTAAAVIAKYWGIYLSEVFRLIGWDVPATIDLGPVDLTWGPLLIVAVFTVLLVMGTKLSAQVSNVFTLIKIGVVLFVIVAGFFYVKAENYTPFIPDSVPTGGTGAESVMQQSLFSFLTGAAPAQYGALGVFAGAAIVFFAFIGFDVVATSAEEVKDPGKTLPRGIFAGLAVVTLLYIGVSLALTGMVSYTDLAAAEAPNLATAFSLVGNTWAAQVIAIGSLIGLTTVIMVLLMGLARVVLAMSRDGLLPRSLSRTSDKHATPARLQILCGTLVALVAGFTQVDVLEEMINIGTLSAFVVVSLGVLVLRRKRPDLKPSFRVPFGPVLPVLSALLCLYLMANLAVETWIYFAGWLLIGFLVYFAYGQRNSRMNEKFAEVRQAERDERADRLAREQGSSATEA, encoded by the coding sequence GTGAGTCTCTTCCGAACCAAACCCATTGAGGATTCCCTAGCGGATGCCGACGAACCCGGACGGCGGCTAAAACGCTCCCTGACCACCTGGGATCTCATGATTATGGGGGTGGCCGTGGCCGTGGGTGCCGGGATTTTCTCGGTGGGCGCCAAGGCGGCAGCCGATTTCTCCGGTCCGGCGGTGACCCTGTCCTTTGTCCTGGCTGCGCTCACCTGTGCGCTGGCCATCATGTGTTACGCCGAGTTCGCCACCGCCATTCCGGTGGCCGGCTCCGCCTACGTCTTCACCTACGCCACCATGGGCGAACTTGTGGCCTGGATTATCGGCTGGAACCTGATCCTGGAACTGTTCACTGCCGCGGCCGTGATCGCCAAGTACTGGGGCATCTACCTCAGTGAGGTGTTCCGGCTGATCGGCTGGGACGTTCCGGCCACCATCGACCTCGGTCCGGTGGACCTGACCTGGGGCCCGCTCCTGATCGTCGCGGTCTTCACCGTACTGCTGGTGATGGGCACGAAGCTGTCCGCCCAGGTCAGCAACGTCTTCACGCTGATCAAGATCGGCGTGGTGCTGTTTGTCATCGTCGCCGGCTTCTTCTACGTCAAGGCCGAGAACTACACGCCCTTCATTCCGGATTCCGTACCCACCGGAGGCACCGGCGCCGAAAGCGTTATGCAGCAGTCGCTGTTCTCCTTCCTGACCGGTGCGGCGCCGGCCCAGTACGGTGCACTCGGCGTGTTTGCCGGTGCCGCCATCGTTTTCTTCGCCTTTATCGGATTCGACGTCGTGGCGACGTCCGCCGAAGAAGTGAAGGACCCGGGCAAAACCCTTCCCCGGGGCATCTTCGCCGGACTGGCAGTGGTCACCCTGCTCTACATCGGCGTATCCCTGGCCCTGACCGGCATGGTTTCCTACACCGATCTCGCTGCCGCCGAAGCGCCCAACCTCGCCACTGCCTTCAGCCTGGTGGGCAACACCTGGGCGGCGCAGGTCATAGCCATTGGCTCACTGATTGGCCTCACCACCGTGATCATGGTGCTCCTCATGGGCCTGGCCCGCGTGGTGCTGGCCATGAGCCGCGACGGCCTGCTGCCCCGCTCCCTCTCCCGCACCAGCGACAAGCACGCCACCCCGGCCCGCCTGCAGATCCTGTGCGGCACCCTGGTGGCACTGGTAGCCGGCTTCACGCAGGTTGATGTGCTGGAAGAGATGATCAACATCGGCACGCTGTCCGCGTTTGTGGTGGTCAGCCTCGGTGTCCTCGTACTGCGCCGCAAGCGCCCGGACCTCAAGCCTTCCTTCCGGGTGCCTTTTGGACCCGTGCTGCCCGTGCTTTCAGCGCTGCTGTGCCTGTACCTGATGGCCAACCTGGCCGTGGAAACGTGGATCTACTTCGCCGGCTGGCTCCTCATCGGATTCCTGGTGTACTTCGCCTACGGCCAGCGGAATTCGCGCATGAATGAGAAGTTTGCCGAGGTCCGGCAGGCGGAGCGGGATGAACGCGCGGACCGGCTGGCCCGCGAACAGGGCTCTTCCGCAACGGAGGCCTGA
- a CDS encoding thiamine-binding protein, whose product MLVAFSVAPSGVGPDTPAGPAAADASVHDAVAAAVRIVRESGLPNRTDSMFTTLEGEWDEVMEVIRRATEAVGRYGSRVSLVLKADIRPGHTGEIEGKVQRLEAALERTREADSGSGSTRS is encoded by the coding sequence ATGCTAGTTGCCTTTTCAGTAGCCCCGTCCGGCGTTGGTCCGGACACTCCCGCGGGTCCCGCGGCGGCTGACGCGTCAGTGCACGACGCCGTCGCCGCGGCAGTCCGGATTGTGCGCGAGTCCGGCCTGCCCAACCGCACCGATTCCATGTTCACCACCCTTGAGGGGGAGTGGGACGAGGTGATGGAGGTGATCCGCCGTGCCACGGAAGCGGTGGGCCGTTACGGCAGCCGCGTGTCCCTGGTGCTCAAAGCCGACATCCGGCCCGGCCACACCGGTGAAATAGAAGGCAAGGTCCAGCGGCTTGAAGCGGCGCTGGAACGGACCCGGGAAGCGGATTCCGGGAGCGGCAGCACCCGTTCCTGA
- a CDS encoding spermidine synthase encodes MGRQRPGKNPAHSADTGDAPSGGPVAGTYPVDTGTCELIPDQFNPHGWILKVNGVHSSHIDVADPRLLDFEYMRWIAALVDTHWEADAKLRALHLGGAACSMARYFAAGFPNARQVVVELDGRLAELVRAWFDLPRAPLMRLRVGEAREVTETLHDDSRDLVIRDVFAGAKTPERLTTLEFTAQAARVLAPGGLYIINCGDTPDLRGARREAAAVSRVFAHTAVVADPAMLKGRRYGNMIIAGSDAPFAGHPSLPRTLLGGGVPAHLWDDAQVRAFAAGTRPLTDEEAS; translated from the coding sequence ATGGGCCGGCAGCGGCCCGGAAAGAATCCGGCTCACTCTGCGGATACAGGAGATGCGCCCTCGGGTGGGCCGGTGGCCGGAACCTATCCGGTGGACACCGGAACCTGTGAACTGATCCCGGACCAGTTCAACCCCCACGGCTGGATCCTGAAGGTCAACGGAGTGCACAGCTCCCACATCGACGTCGCCGATCCGCGCCTGCTGGACTTTGAATACATGCGCTGGATCGCTGCGCTTGTGGACACACACTGGGAAGCCGACGCGAAGCTGCGCGCCCTGCACCTTGGTGGCGCCGCCTGCTCCATGGCCCGCTACTTTGCCGCCGGTTTTCCCAATGCCCGCCAGGTGGTGGTGGAACTGGACGGCCGCCTCGCCGAGCTGGTGCGTGCCTGGTTTGACCTGCCGCGTGCACCCCTGATGCGGCTGCGCGTGGGGGAAGCCCGCGAGGTCACCGAAACCCTGCACGACGACAGCCGCGACCTGGTGATCCGTGATGTCTTCGCCGGTGCCAAAACTCCGGAGCGCCTCACCACCCTCGAATTCACCGCCCAGGCGGCGCGGGTACTGGCACCCGGCGGGCTCTACATCATCAACTGCGGCGACACCCCGGATCTGCGCGGAGCACGCCGCGAAGCCGCCGCGGTGAGCCGGGTGTTTGCGCACACCGCCGTCGTCGCGGATCCCGCGATGCTCAAGGGCCGGCGCTACGGCAATATGATCATTGCCGGCAGTGACGCACCGTTTGCCGGGCACCCGTCCCTGCCGCGGACCCTGCTGGGCGGCGGCGTTCCTGCCCATCTGTGGGATGACGCCCAGGTGCGCGCCTTTGCCGCGGGCACGCGTCCGCTGACGGACGAAGAGGCGTCCTGA